In the Thermotoga sp. Ku-13t genome, one interval contains:
- a CDS encoding cation diffusion facilitator family transporter, translating into MNERSKQFSRAAWIGVWANGILSAAKVMAGLLFNSSAVLADGIDTSTDVFTSLVTLVSAKISSRPPDKTHPYGHERAETIAAKVVSFVVFYAGVSLLISSIRRIILLEHAKIQGVIPLFVTIVSMVVKSWLFLYKYSVGKKLNSSALIADALNMRNDILISSTVLFGVILNKFGIWWMDSVAALVVSIMIVRTAFNIFRETSYELMDGMQDLEIYEQIFEAVRSVENVKNPHKVRVRQVGYKYFVDIDIEVDPSFTVQRGHELATRVKEAIIAKNDRIADVLVHVEPAGNIEQEPFGLDQEKLNSSR; encoded by the coding sequence ATGAACGAGAGGAGTAAACAGTTTTCGAGAGCGGCCTGGATCGGTGTCTGGGCGAATGGAATACTCTCCGCTGCAAAAGTGATGGCTGGGCTGCTGTTCAACAGCTCGGCCGTGCTGGCGGACGGCATCGACACAAGTACAGACGTGTTCACTTCCTTAGTGACGCTGGTTTCTGCAAAGATATCCAGCAGACCACCGGACAAAACGCATCCTTACGGCCATGAGAGGGCTGAAACCATAGCGGCGAAGGTCGTTTCGTTCGTGGTGTTCTACGCCGGAGTGAGCCTGCTGATCAGTTCCATCAGGAGAATAATCCTGCTCGAACATGCAAAGATCCAGGGCGTGATACCGCTGTTTGTGACGATCGTTTCGATGGTGGTGAAAAGCTGGCTGTTCCTGTACAAGTACAGCGTCGGAAAAAAGTTGAACAGTTCGGCGCTCATCGCCGACGCGTTGAACATGAGAAACGACATTCTCATCTCGAGCACGGTCCTCTTCGGTGTGATCCTGAACAAGTTTGGGATCTGGTGGATGGACAGCGTTGCGGCGCTCGTGGTTTCTATCATGATCGTCAGGACGGCGTTCAACATTTTCCGTGAAACGAGTTACGAACTCATGGACGGCATGCAGGATCTGGAGATCTACGAACAGATTTTTGAAGCAGTCAGGTCGGTGGAGAACGTGAAAAACCCGCACAAAGTTCGTGTGAGGCAGGTGGGCTACAAGTACTTCGTTGACATAGACATCGAAGTCGATCCGAGTTTCACCGTCCAGAGAGGTCACGAGCTCGCCACGCGAGTCAAAGAAGCTATAATTGCCAAAAACGATAGGATCGCGGATGTTTTGGTGCACGTTGAACCTGCCGGCAACATCGAGCAGGAACCGTTCGGCCTGGACCAGGAGAAACTGAATTCCAGCAGGTGA
- a CDS encoding metal ABC transporter substrate-binding protein, producing the protein MIVLLSLLCTFALSVTVAVSIRPLELIVKEILPEGHNVVCVMNKDSNPHLYQLKTSDLELLNRADLIILAGFEQWASKVQSMFANKVLMFSEGVFEKDFEEDEHLWLDPVNVLVFSHLLMLSFSRLEPGLTEQFEANWVHFSKRLLERFWLWNEKLAPVKNRIIVEVHPALTHFAKRFDLGEIFALETGHEVGLTTKKLAELTNLVKKGLVKHLFVDEHVESAAALKLAEQLNLQPVTIDLMGWSVGDYIQLMDSLVEKLAVLRETK; encoded by the coding sequence ATGATCGTACTTCTTTCATTGCTCTGCACGTTCGCTCTATCCGTAACGGTCGCAGTTTCGATCAGACCTCTGGAACTCATCGTGAAAGAGATCCTGCCCGAGGGACACAATGTTGTGTGCGTCATGAACAAAGACAGTAACCCGCATCTCTACCAGCTCAAAACCAGCGATCTGGAACTCTTGAACCGGGCCGATCTGATAATCCTGGCTGGCTTTGAGCAGTGGGCAAGCAAGGTTCAGTCGATGTTCGCCAACAAGGTTCTGATGTTCAGCGAAGGAGTGTTCGAGAAAGATTTCGAAGAAGACGAACATTTGTGGCTCGATCCTGTGAACGTGCTTGTTTTTTCGCACTTGCTGATGCTATCGTTTTCACGTCTCGAACCAGGACTCACTGAGCAGTTTGAAGCCAACTGGGTGCATTTTTCAAAACGTTTGCTGGAGAGATTCTGGCTGTGGAACGAAAAGCTTGCGCCTGTAAAGAACAGAATCATAGTTGAGGTTCATCCAGCTCTCACACACTTCGCAAAGCGTTTCGACCTCGGAGAGATCTTCGCTTTGGAAACGGGTCATGAAGTGGGCTTGACCACCAAGAAACTGGCAGAGCTGACGAATCTGGTGAAAAAAGGCCTCGTGAAACACCTGTTCGTGGACGAACACGTAGAGAGTGCAGCTGCTTTGAAACTGGCGGAGCAGTTGAATTTACAGCCTGTGACCATCGACCTGATGGGCTGGAGCGTGGGCGATTACATCCAGTTGATGGACTCGCTCGTCGAAAAACTCGCCGTTCTCCGTGAAACCAAGTGA
- the trxB gene encoding thioredoxin-disulfide reductase translates to MLFELSSGEVKDRYDVLTIGGGPAALGAAVYARRAGLSVLIVEKVLEGGQLNFTTYIDNYLGFPNIEGSELAKRMKEHAESLGTEFLNASVTKIVVDGDKRAVVLDDGRTIEAGVLILATGTDPKKLNVPGELELTGKGVSYCATCDGYFFKDKDVAVVGGGDTAINDAIYLSKIARTVTVIHRRDKLRAVKILQDKAFARPNIKFLFDTVVDRFVGDKKLEKIVVRNVKTNELNELKIDGVFVAIGSVPNSDLVKGLIELDENGYVITNEWMETSVPRIYAIGDVRKKNVRQIITAVADGAIAAVHAAGHYF, encoded by the coding sequence ATGTTGTTCGAACTGAGCTCAGGAGAAGTTAAAGACAGATACGATGTGTTGACCATAGGCGGTGGACCTGCAGCGCTCGGTGCTGCGGTTTATGCTCGCAGAGCCGGATTGAGTGTTCTGATTGTAGAAAAAGTGCTCGAAGGTGGTCAGCTGAACTTCACAACGTACATAGACAACTACCTCGGCTTTCCAAACATCGAAGGATCCGAGCTCGCCAAGAGGATGAAAGAACACGCCGAATCGCTGGGAACCGAGTTCCTGAACGCTTCCGTGACGAAGATCGTGGTGGATGGCGATAAGCGTGCCGTTGTGCTTGACGATGGAAGAACCATCGAAGCGGGTGTGCTGATACTCGCCACTGGCACGGATCCAAAGAAATTGAACGTTCCTGGAGAACTGGAACTGACGGGAAAAGGTGTTTCTTACTGTGCCACGTGTGATGGTTACTTCTTCAAGGACAAGGACGTGGCGGTAGTTGGGGGCGGCGACACGGCGATCAACGATGCTATATACTTATCGAAAATCGCACGCACCGTTACCGTGATCCACAGGAGGGACAAGCTCAGAGCCGTCAAGATCCTCCAGGATAAAGCTTTCGCAAGACCGAACATAAAGTTTCTCTTCGATACCGTCGTGGACCGGTTCGTCGGAGATAAGAAACTCGAGAAGATCGTCGTGAGGAACGTCAAGACTAACGAGTTGAACGAGCTAAAAATCGACGGAGTCTTCGTGGCCATCGGTTCGGTTCCGAACTCCGACCTGGTGAAAGGCTTGATCGAGCTCGACGAAAACGGTTACGTGATAACGAACGAGTGGATGGAAACGAGTGTGCCACGCATCTACGCGATCGGAGACGTTCGGAAGAAGAACGTGAGACAGATCATCACAGCCGTCGCCGACGGAGCGATCGCCGCAGTTCACGCAGCGGGGCACTATTTCTGA
- a CDS encoding thioredoxin family protein, with amino-acid sequence MPLLSEKDTKYLKKMFDEQLKDPVKVLIFVDDPSECEYCDLTKQVLEELSTIDGKIQLSSHHVKKEPELANSYRVEMTPAIILLDSNGQETGIRFYGVPSGHEFSTLIQDIIAVSNSKPVFFNEQQINQIKSINVPVRIRVFVTPTCPYCPKAVLMAHSAALINRNIVAEMIEANEFPELSMRYGVSSVPHTVINDVHEFIGAYPEHMFVQELMKAVRKI; translated from the coding sequence ATGCCGCTGTTGAGTGAAAAGGACACGAAATATCTGAAGAAGATGTTCGACGAACAACTGAAAGACCCGGTGAAGGTACTGATCTTCGTTGACGATCCGAGCGAGTGCGAGTACTGTGATCTGACAAAGCAGGTTCTGGAGGAACTCTCCACCATAGATGGGAAGATCCAGTTGAGCAGTCACCACGTCAAAAAGGAACCAGAGCTGGCGAACAGTTACAGGGTGGAAATGACGCCGGCCATAATCCTTCTGGATTCGAATGGCCAGGAGACCGGCATACGCTTCTACGGCGTCCCGTCGGGCCATGAATTTTCAACACTCATTCAGGACATCATCGCCGTCTCCAACAGCAAACCCGTCTTCTTCAACGAACAACAGATCAACCAGATCAAATCGATAAACGTTCCTGTAAGGATAAGGGTTTTCGTCACGCCGACCTGTCCGTACTGTCCAAAGGCCGTGCTCATGGCGCACAGTGCGGCTCTGATCAACAGAAACATCGTGGCCGAGATGATCGAAGCGAACGAATTTCCTGAACTCAGCATGAGGTACGGTGTCTCTTCGGTTCCACACACCGTGATAAACGACGTCCACGAGTTCATAGGCGCTTATCCTGAGCACATGTTCGTCCAGGAACTCATGAAAGCGGTGAGGAAGATCTGA
- a CDS encoding SPFH domain-containing protein, whose translation MMIALAVLVVLLFIIAATGIKVVRPFQRGLIERLGKFHREVGPGLHFIIPFFDRMIKVDLREMVIDVPPQEVITKDNVVVTVDAVIYYEVTDAYKVVYNVNNFQFATLKLAQTNLRNVIGELELDQTLTSREKINAKLRTVLDDATDKWGVRITRVEIKKIDPPKDITEAMSKQMKAERTKRAAILEAEGIKQAEILKAEGEKNAAILRAEGEAEAIKKVAEANRYKLIAEAEGQAQAILNVFKAIHEGAPTSDLIAIRYLEALKEIANGKATKIFLPIEATAIVSSLAGIVEALRKEPEEGEKQ comes from the coding sequence ATGATGATAGCCCTCGCTGTGCTGGTCGTTCTGCTGTTCATAATCGCCGCGACCGGTATCAAGGTTGTGAGACCGTTCCAGAGAGGTCTCATCGAACGACTTGGAAAGTTCCACAGGGAAGTCGGACCTGGCCTACACTTCATCATACCGTTCTTCGACAGAATGATCAAGGTCGATCTCAGGGAAATGGTCATAGACGTTCCGCCGCAGGAAGTCATAACGAAGGACAACGTCGTGGTGACGGTGGACGCCGTGATCTATTACGAGGTAACCGACGCGTACAAGGTGGTCTACAACGTCAACAACTTCCAGTTCGCCACTCTGAAACTCGCACAGACCAACCTGAGGAACGTGATAGGTGAACTCGAGTTAGATCAGACGCTGACCTCCAGGGAAAAGATCAACGCGAAACTGAGGACCGTTCTGGACGACGCGACAGACAAGTGGGGCGTTCGAATCACAAGGGTGGAGATCAAGAAGATCGATCCACCGAAGGACATCACCGAAGCGATGAGCAAACAGATGAAGGCGGAAAGAACCAAGAGGGCTGCGATTCTCGAAGCAGAAGGTATCAAACAGGCGGAGATTCTGAAGGCTGAAGGCGAGAAAAACGCAGCAATACTGAGGGCGGAAGGTGAGGCAGAGGCGATAAAGAAGGTCGCCGAGGCGAATCGTTACAAACTCATAGCCGAAGCGGAAGGCCAGGCCCAGGCCATACTGAACGTCTTTAAAGCGATACACGAAGGCGCTCCAACCAGCGATTTGATCGCGATAAGATACCTCGAGGCGCTCAAGGAGATCGCCAACGGTAAAGCGACCAAGATATTCCTCCCGATCGAAGCTACGGCGATCGTGTCGAGCTTGGCAGGTATAGTGGAGGCTCTAAGGAAAGAACCAGAAGAGGGAGAGAAGCAGTGA
- a CDS encoding NfeD family protein, producing MEPYVFWLILGVILVVAEILTPTFFFFWFALGAFAAAGVSFLSGTIMQLVTFMGVSAALVLLTRPLAKKLTKSETRKIYIDEIIGKEAIVVETIDNKQSKGLVKVNGEIWRAYSESDDTTIEEGEKVTILKVEGAHVVVRKIERGGEA from the coding sequence ATGGAGCCTTACGTGTTCTGGCTCATCCTCGGAGTAATCTTGGTGGTTGCCGAGATCCTCACACCAACATTTTTCTTCTTCTGGTTCGCCCTCGGAGCCTTTGCGGCGGCTGGGGTGAGCTTTCTATCTGGAACGATAATGCAGCTGGTCACCTTCATGGGGGTCTCTGCAGCCCTCGTCCTCCTCACAAGACCCCTGGCCAAGAAACTCACGAAATCTGAAACGAGAAAAATCTACATCGATGAGATAATAGGAAAGGAAGCGATAGTCGTAGAGACCATAGACAACAAGCAGAGCAAGGGCCTCGTGAAGGTGAACGGTGAAATCTGGCGGGCTTATTCTGAATCGGACGATACAACGATCGAAGAAGGTGAAAAAGTGACGATTCTGAAGGTGGAAGGTGCCCACGTGGTGGTGCGAAAAATCGAAAGGGGTGGTGAAGCATGA
- a CDS encoding MBL fold metallo-hydrolase encodes MILEVYSKALYSTWIYYAPERILFDAGEGVSLTMGNRIYAIKYIFLTHGHVDHISGLWTIINSRNNSMGDREKPLIVYYPKGNTAVEEWLQFILKVNGDLRFELSFVPITAGQKIFLRQAGSFARYVVPFKVRHTQYDQSLGYNVIEVRRRLKEEYKNLSQAQIARLSRELGQDSITESYEKKVLTISGDTYGIDPEDAFETEILLHECTFLKKEDRKMNAHASLDEVLSIAREAKVKKLILYHISSRYSGKIEKYLKNLSEESFEVYYVDPNELFTM; translated from the coding sequence CTGATACTCGAGGTATACTCCAAGGCTCTCTATTCAACTTGGATCTATTACGCGCCAGAGAGGATCCTGTTCGACGCCGGTGAAGGCGTTTCTTTGACCATGGGGAACAGGATCTACGCCATAAAGTACATCTTCCTGACACACGGTCACGTCGATCACATATCCGGTTTATGGACGATAATAAACTCCAGAAACAACTCCATGGGGGACAGAGAAAAACCCCTCATCGTATACTACCCGAAAGGAAACACGGCGGTCGAGGAGTGGCTGCAGTTCATCCTGAAAGTCAATGGTGATCTGAGGTTTGAATTGAGCTTCGTCCCCATAACTGCGGGACAGAAGATCTTCCTCAGACAGGCGGGAAGCTTTGCAAGGTACGTGGTCCCTTTCAAAGTCAGGCACACACAGTACGATCAAAGTCTCGGATACAACGTGATCGAAGTTCGAAGAAGATTGAAAGAAGAGTACAAGAACCTATCGCAGGCACAGATCGCCCGCCTCTCTCGAGAACTCGGTCAAGACAGCATCACGGAATCTTATGAGAAGAAGGTTCTCACCATTTCAGGGGACACTTACGGAATAGACCCCGAAGACGCCTTTGAAACGGAAATCCTCCTGCACGAATGCACATTCTTGAAGAAAGAAGACAGGAAGATGAATGCGCACGCATCTCTGGATGAGGTTCTCTCCATAGCCAGGGAGGCAAAGGTTAAGAAACTCATTCTCTACCACATATCGTCGCGTTATTCGGGAAAGATAGAGAAGTATCTGAAGAACCTCTCAGAAGAATCGTTCGAGGTTTATTACGTTGATCCGAACGAACTGTTCACGATGTGA
- the rplI gene encoding 50S ribosomal protein L9, translating into MKVILLKDVPNIGKANEIKEVSDGYARNYLIPKGLAKPATEGEIKRLENEKAMKEHKEDLVRKKSEEILRQLQRKVHRIEVKAGAGGKLFGALTGVALAELLSQSVGTEIDKKWIEIEKPIKEVGLYDVKLRLPGGVRGTVKVEVVAGKGSEQG; encoded by the coding sequence GTGAAGGTCATACTCCTCAAGGATGTTCCCAATATTGGGAAAGCCAACGAGATCAAGGAAGTGAGCGATGGGTACGCGAGGAATTATTTGATACCCAAAGGTCTCGCCAAACCGGCCACGGAAGGTGAGATTAAAAGGCTGGAAAACGAAAAAGCGATGAAAGAACACAAGGAGGATCTGGTTCGAAAAAAGAGCGAAGAGATTCTGAGACAGCTTCAGAGGAAGGTTCACAGGATCGAGGTCAAGGCTGGAGCTGGTGGTAAACTCTTCGGGGCGCTCACGGGCGTGGCCCTCGCAGAGTTGTTGAGTCAAAGCGTGGGAACCGAGATCGATAAGAAGTGGATCGAAATCGAAAAACCCATCAAGGAAGTCGGGTTGTACGACGTCAAATTGAGGCTTCCCGGAGGCGTTAGAGGCACGGTGAAGGTTGAGGTCGTCGCCGGCAAAGGGAGTGAACAGGGCTGA
- a CDS encoding DUF4911 domain-containing protein produces MEYDVYLGIDSEDVHKLSYILEVEDNLLNMRKYQNGLLRILVPADLLDELLNLLQSVKDYVKFELVDVRLNRGVI; encoded by the coding sequence ATGGAATACGACGTGTATCTGGGCATAGACAGTGAGGACGTTCATAAGCTGAGCTACATCCTCGAGGTTGAGGACAATCTTTTGAACATGAGAAAGTACCAGAACGGGCTTCTGAGGATACTCGTTCCTGCCGATCTGCTCGACGAACTGCTGAACCTTCTTCAGAGTGTGAAGGATTATGTGAAGTTCGAGCTGGTGGACGTGAGACTGAACCGTGGGGTTATTTGA
- a CDS encoding HAD family hydrolase: protein MGLFDFLKPDEFVDDVKNLRIDEYLSMGKDVFVFDFDNTLGFWRTAEVREDFRPVLEYLKSKSGQVFIVSNGRPRKLKDLDGFNVVWRAGKPFSRKLRKIFEDFNPSRVVLIGDQIFTDVVTGKRLGFYTVKVKPLSNREFFGTRILRVFEKILFMCWKGR, encoded by the coding sequence GTGGGGTTATTTGATTTTCTCAAACCCGACGAGTTCGTGGACGATGTGAAAAACCTGCGGATCGACGAATACCTTTCCATGGGGAAGGATGTGTTCGTTTTTGACTTTGACAACACGCTCGGTTTCTGGCGGACCGCCGAGGTGAGGGAAGATTTCAGACCTGTGCTGGAATATTTGAAATCCAAATCGGGCCAGGTTTTCATCGTGTCAAACGGTCGTCCAAGAAAGCTGAAGGATCTGGATGGATTCAACGTTGTCTGGCGGGCGGGTAAGCCTTTTTCGAGGAAACTGAGGAAAATTTTCGAAGATTTCAATCCATCCCGTGTGGTGCTCATAGGCGATCAAATTTTCACCGATGTGGTAACCGGAAAAAGGCTGGGTTTCTACACGGTGAAGGTGAAACCTCTCTCTAACAGAGAATTCTTCGGCACCAGGATACTGAGAGTTTTCGAAAAGATTCTTTTCATGTGTTGGAAGGGAAGATGA
- the yqeH gene encoding ribosome biogenesis GTPase YqeH: MKCKGCGAELQHEDEALPGYIPKDVFERRTLLGEEILCQRCFRARHYGKLMPVRFEEFSNQLRDVARSVDVVVWVLDITDFEGSYDPQVTQILSGVKKILVVNKIDLLPRAVTVREIEEWVRKQISDHPFDVILTSATGHYGIGRLKERILKFRQVLFVGVTNVGKSSLFKELTGMDVSVTPFPGTTLGFIQAKMSDTVLFDSPGITTGRRLIDLLSPESQKKLTPTDHLSRFTFKPDRNDVIFLGGVCRLDFDFETELRPIFQIFASEAVKFHQTSKNKAEDLWRRQYGKLLTPPFDPEELPLENLKLREERFTLNAGEELAIAGLGWLSVRRGPFEICLKTIDGINIRKREALVNPARKERRA, encoded by the coding sequence ATGAAGTGTAAAGGATGCGGTGCAGAGCTTCAGCATGAGGACGAAGCTCTTCCCGGTTACATACCCAAAGACGTGTTCGAAAGAAGAACGCTCTTGGGTGAAGAGATTCTCTGCCAGCGTTGTTTCAGAGCGAGACACTACGGAAAATTGATGCCCGTAAGGTTCGAAGAGTTCTCGAACCAGCTGCGAGACGTGGCCAGGTCTGTGGATGTGGTCGTGTGGGTTCTCGATATCACCGATTTCGAAGGCAGTTACGATCCACAGGTCACACAGATCCTTTCCGGGGTGAAAAAGATTCTCGTTGTCAACAAGATAGATTTGCTCCCGAGGGCCGTCACCGTGCGGGAGATAGAAGAGTGGGTTCGGAAACAGATCAGCGATCATCCTTTTGATGTGATTCTCACCAGCGCCACGGGGCATTACGGGATCGGAAGGTTGAAAGAAAGGATTCTCAAGTTTCGTCAGGTGCTCTTCGTCGGCGTGACCAACGTTGGTAAATCTTCACTCTTCAAAGAACTCACCGGGATGGATGTGAGCGTCACACCTTTTCCCGGAACAACTCTGGGATTCATACAGGCGAAGATGTCCGACACCGTGCTTTTCGATTCGCCTGGCATAACCACCGGTCGCAGGCTGATAGATCTGCTCAGTCCGGAAAGCCAGAAAAAACTCACACCAACGGATCATTTGAGCAGGTTCACCTTCAAGCCGGACCGAAACGACGTGATCTTCCTCGGAGGGGTGTGCCGGCTGGATTTCGACTTTGAAACGGAGTTGCGGCCCATCTTCCAGATCTTTGCGAGCGAGGCGGTGAAGTTCCATCAGACGAGCAAGAATAAGGCTGAGGATCTCTGGAGAAGACAGTATGGAAAACTTCTCACCCCGCCTTTCGATCCAGAGGAATTGCCGCTGGAGAATTTGAAACTCCGGGAAGAGAGGTTCACGCTGAACGCCGGTGAGGAGCTCGCGATAGCAGGTTTAGGCTGGTTGAGCGTCCGTCGCGGACCGTTTGAAATTTGTTTGAAAACGATCGATGGTATAAATATAAGAAAGAGAGAAGCACTGGTGAACCCTGCGAGAAAGGAGAGACGAGCATGA
- a CDS encoding phosphate propanoyltransferase, with protein sequence MKKKEPGIVVGVSNRHVHLSREDLDILFGKGYELKPIKDLGQPGQFAADEKVIIVGPKGAIEGVRVLGPVRKETQIEISRTDAFKLGLNPPVRDSGDIEGSPGIVIVGPKGVVVKDKGVILAKRHIHMHPKDAEHYGVKDKDSVKVLCEKEGRRLIFDDVLIRVSEKFALEFHVDTDEANAALLNNGDLVWIIEE encoded by the coding sequence ATGAAGAAAAAAGAACCAGGAATTGTAGTTGGTGTGAGTAACAGGCACGTACACCTCTCGAGGGAAGATCTGGACATTCTCTTCGGCAAGGGTTACGAGCTGAAACCCATCAAAGATCTGGGACAGCCAGGCCAGTTTGCCGCCGACGAAAAAGTCATAATCGTTGGTCCCAAGGGAGCGATAGAAGGCGTCAGGGTACTTGGACCTGTGAGGAAGGAAACGCAGATCGAGATTTCCAGAACAGATGCCTTCAAACTTGGGCTCAACCCACCGGTGAGAGATTCCGGAGACATAGAAGGTTCTCCTGGCATTGTGATCGTTGGGCCAAAGGGTGTGGTGGTGAAGGATAAAGGCGTCATCCTGGCGAAGAGGCACATCCACATGCATCCGAAGGATGCGGAGCATTATGGCGTCAAGGACAAAGACTCGGTGAAAGTTCTGTGCGAAAAAGAAGGTCGCAGGCTCATCTTCGACGATGTTCTGATAAGGGTCAGTGAAAAGTTCGCTCTCGAATTTCATGTGGACACGGACGAGGCCAACGCGGCGTTGCTGAACAACGGTGATCTGGTATGGATAATAGAAGAATAG
- a CDS encoding M20 family metallopeptidase, giving the protein MFEPEVLNLKDEVVELRRTFHMYPEIEFDLHRTSQIVADYLESLGLEVKRNVAKTGVVALLKGAKPSKTIMLRADMDALPLQELNDVPYRSRIDGTMHACGHDGHTAMLLVAAKVLSHRREQLCGNVKFVFQPSEERFPPGGALPMIEEGVLENPKVDMAFGIHLWNALPVGTVGVRAGALLAAADEFKIVLKGKGGHGAYPHVCKDPVVTASELVLALQTLVSRNVDPLESAVVTVGKIQAGTAFNIIPETAVLEGTVRTLNERVRETIKQRMKQLVAGICAAYEMDFEIDYKDGTAVLMNDPELTEFVRKVAEKVVGKDRVVEVPPSMGGEDMSFFLQKVPGVFYLVGSANPEKGLDKPHHSPYYDIDEDSLLVGVQMHVSLVTTLLGETC; this is encoded by the coding sequence ATGTTCGAACCAGAAGTGCTGAACTTGAAGGATGAAGTGGTTGAGCTACGCAGGACGTTCCACATGTATCCAGAGATCGAGTTCGACCTGCACAGAACGTCCCAGATCGTGGCAGATTATCTTGAATCGCTCGGACTGGAAGTGAAACGCAACGTTGCAAAAACGGGTGTTGTTGCTCTTCTAAAGGGTGCGAAGCCTAGCAAGACGATCATGCTGAGAGCGGACATGGACGCACTCCCACTGCAGGAACTCAACGACGTACCTTACAGATCAAGGATAGACGGAACGATGCATGCGTGCGGGCACGATGGACACACCGCGATGCTCCTCGTGGCTGCGAAGGTGTTATCGCACAGAAGGGAGCAGCTGTGCGGAAACGTGAAGTTCGTCTTTCAACCTTCTGAGGAACGTTTTCCTCCGGGCGGGGCGCTGCCCATGATCGAAGAAGGAGTGCTCGAGAATCCGAAAGTCGACATGGCGTTCGGGATCCATCTGTGGAACGCCTTACCGGTGGGAACGGTTGGGGTGCGTGCGGGGGCGTTGCTCGCTGCGGCAGATGAATTCAAGATAGTTCTCAAAGGTAAAGGTGGACACGGTGCTTATCCACACGTATGTAAAGATCCTGTGGTCACGGCGAGCGAACTCGTGCTGGCGTTGCAGACTCTGGTGAGCAGGAACGTCGATCCTCTCGAGAGTGCTGTCGTGACTGTTGGAAAGATTCAGGCGGGCACGGCGTTCAACATAATTCCTGAAACGGCCGTGCTCGAAGGTACGGTCAGAACGTTGAACGAGCGAGTGCGTGAGACGATCAAGCAGAGGATGAAACAGCTCGTCGCCGGCATCTGTGCTGCCTACGAGATGGATTTCGAAATCGATTACAAGGATGGTACTGCGGTTCTGATGAACGATCCAGAGCTGACAGAGTTCGTTCGTAAAGTGGCAGAGAAAGTCGTTGGAAAAGACAGAGTCGTCGAAGTTCCACCGTCCATGGGTGGGGAAGATATGTCGTTCTTTTTGCAGAAAGTCCCTGGCGTGTTCTACCTGGTCGGCTCAGCCAACCCCGAGAAGGGACTGGACAAACCGCACCATTCACCTTACTACGACATAGATGAAGATTCCCTGCTCGTAGGTGTACAAATGCATGTGAGCCTGGTAACTACGCTGTTGGGAGAAACATGCTGA
- a CDS encoding YdcF family protein produces the protein MLIVLVKIIEAFVLPPGLFVSVPFVFGLLWLKSSKKKALLLLFFSLLSYLLTTSIGTFLFIRPLEKSFQPQVFENCDAVIVLGGGIFKTPDGYELRPHAFKRIVEAIQLAKKYDAVLIVSGGTLPGTFSVPEASIMAELARRFGLSDEKILLDLQSRNTYENAKNVTNIVRQLDLKRPVLVTSAVHMKRAVMSFKMFNLEVQPHPVDYLCDYGPLSWVDFVPTRESLEANMLGLHEVVGLLWYKLSSR, from the coding sequence ATGCTGATCGTTCTTGTGAAAATAATCGAAGCGTTCGTTTTACCGCCAGGTTTGTTTGTCAGCGTGCCTTTTGTGTTCGGCCTGCTGTGGTTGAAGAGTTCAAAGAAGAAGGCTTTGCTGTTGCTGTTTTTTTCTCTTCTGAGTTATCTGCTGACCACCAGTATAGGTACTTTCCTGTTCATCAGACCGCTGGAAAAGAGTTTTCAACCGCAGGTGTTTGAGAACTGCGATGCGGTGATCGTGCTCGGTGGGGGAATCTTCAAAACTCCCGATGGTTACGAACTGCGTCCCCACGCGTTCAAAAGGATCGTGGAAGCAATTCAGCTTGCAAAGAAGTACGACGCCGTGCTCATAGTTTCTGGCGGCACGCTGCCGGGCACTTTTAGTGTGCCTGAGGCTTCGATCATGGCGGAACTGGCACGAAGGTTTGGATTGTCCGACGAGAAAATACTTCTGGACCTCCAGAGCAGGAACACCTACGAGAACGCGAAGAACGTGACCAACATCGTGAGACAGTTGGATTTGAAACGACCGGTGCTGGTCACATCAGCCGTGCACATGAAGAGGGCCGTTATGAGTTTCAAAATGTTCAACTTGGAAGTTCAACCACATCCTGTGGATTATCTCTGCGATTATGGACCGCTCAGCTGGGTCGATTTCGTGCCAACAAGAGAATCGCTCGAAGCGAACATGCTGGGACTCCACGAAGTCGTGGGGTTGCTCTGGTACAAGCTCAGTTCAAGATGA